GAGCGCGGCCTTCGTGTCGGCGAACTCCTCGTACTCCTCACGCGCGTGCCGGCGCGCGACCTCGCGCTCTTCGAGGTAGGCCTCGTAGCCACCGCCGTAGACGTTGACCTGCTGCTGCACCAGGTCCAGCTCGACGACGCGGTCGACGGTCCGGGCCAGGAACTCGCGGTCGTGGCTGACCAGGACCGTCGCCGCCCGCAGCCCGGACACGAACCGCTCCAGCCGGGCCAGCCCGTCGAGGTCGAGGTCGTTGGTCGGCTCGTCGAGCAGGAAGACGTCGTAGCGGCTCAGCAGCAACGACGCGAGCCCTGCGCGGGCGGCCTGGCCACCCGACAACGACGTCATCGGCTGGTCCAGGTCGACGGCGAGCCCGAGGTCCGCGGCCACTTCGGCGGCGCGCTCGTCGAGGTCGGCGCCGCCCAGGTCGAGCCACCGGTCGAGGGCCGCGGCGTAGCGGTCGTCCGCGCCGGCTTCGCCCGCGGTGAGCGCTTCGGTCGCCGAGTCGAGGTCCGCCTGCGCCGCCGCCACGCCGGTGCGCCGGGCCAGGAAGGCGCGCACCGACTCGCCTTCGCGCCGCTCGGGCTCCTGGGGCAGGTGCCCGACGGTCGCGGTCGGCGGGTTCAGCCGGATCTCGCCGTCGTCGGGTTTCGCGAGCCCGGCCAGCGTCCGCAGCAGCGTCGACTTGCCGGCGCCGTTGACGCCGACCAGCCCGACGACGTCGCCGGGCGCGACCACGAGATCGAGGCCGGAGAAGAGGATGCGGTCACCGTGGCCCGCGGCCAGGTCCTTCGCGACGAGAGTTGCGCTCATGAGGTGGCCAAGTCTACGGCCACGTGCTGAACTGTCAGATCATGGTCAAAACCACCGACTGTGTGTGTCGGGTGGCGCCTTGATCACTCAGTGTGGGTAACCTGTTCGGTTGTCGATACCCCCGCGCAGTGAGGTCGGTGAATCAGCATGGGCGAGTCCGCTCCCCCGGTCACCCTCGGCCGCAGGCCGAAACCGAGGGAAGGCCGCTCGTCCGCGCCACGGCCCACGGTGAGCCGGCGCCGCGAAGTCAGCCACGCCAGCGCGCGGTCGCTGCTGATGACCGTGCTCGGCGAGTACACGCTGCCCCGGGACCAGCCGGTCTGGACGTCGATGCTGGTCGAGGTGCTCGGCATCCTCGACATCGAGGAGAAGTCGGCGCGGCAGGCGCTGGCCCGCTCCGCCGCCGAGGGCTGGATGGTTTCCGAGCGCGTCGGGCGCCGCGTGCGCTGGTCGCTGACCCCGCCGGGGCGCCGTCTCCTGACCGAGGGCGCCGAGCGGATCTATGCGTTCGGCCGCGAGGAGCGCCCCTGGAACGGCCAGTGGCTGATGCTCATCGTCTCCGTGCCGGAAGCCAAGCGCGACCTGCGCCACCGCCTGCGCACACGGCTGACCTGGGCGGGCTTCGGCTCGCCGGTCGCCGGCGTGTGGGTCAGCCCGGACCTGAGCCGCCAGCGCGAGGCCCAGCAGATCGTCAGCGAGCTCGGCCTCGACGCCCAGGCGATGTCGTTCACCGCCGGTTACGGCGAGGTCGGCGAGCAGGAGACCATGGTCGCCCGTTCCTGGGACCTCACCGAGCTGAAGGACCGCTACGAGGACTTCATCGACCGGTTCACCGGCCTGCACCCCACCGGCGGCCGGGCGGTGCTGCGGGCGCAGACCGAGCTGGTGCACGAGTGGCGGCGGTTCCCGTTCCTCGACCCGCAGCTGCCCGCGGAGCTCCTGCCGGCGAAGTGGAGCGGGACGAAAGCGGCGGAACTGTTCCATCACAAACACGTCGACTGGCGCCCGGAGGCCCAGCAGTATTGGGACGACATCGTCGCCGCCGAAGAAGCAGGGTGAACATGACCGACCAGGTCCGCCTCGATCGTGACGGCGGGCTCGCCGTCCTGACCGTCGACGCTCCGCCGTTGAACCTCTACACGGCCTCCCTGCAGGCCTCGCTGTCGTCGGCCATCGACGAGCTGGAAGCGTCGCCCGCGCGCGCCCTGCTGATCCGCGCCGAGGGCAAGATCGTCAGCGGCGGCGTGGACGTCTCGCTGTTCGACGCCCAGGGCTCGCCCGCCGAGGCGAAGGTGCTGTTCGACGAGATGCTCGCGGTGCCGGACCGGATCGCGGCGCTGCCGTTCCCGACCGTCTTCGCCGCCCACGGCCTGTGCCTGACCTGGGCGTTCGAGGTGGCCGTGGCCTGCGACATCATCCTCGCCGCGGCGCGCGCGAAGTTCGGGCTGGTCGAGAAGGTCGTCGGGCTGACGCCGACCATGGGCGGCACCCAGCGGCTCGCTTCGCGCGCGGGAGTCGGCCGCGCCAAGGAGTTCGTGATGACCGGCGACACCTACGACGCCGCGACGCTCGAGCGCTGGAACGTCGTCAACCGCGTCCTGCCGGACGACGGTTTCGACGACGCGGCCCGCTCCTTCGCCGCGAAGCTGGCTTCCGGGCCGACCCGGGCGCACGCGGCGACCAAGCGCGTCCTCGACCACTTCTCCGCCGGCGGTGTCCCGGAGGCGAACGCGCACATCACGTCGATCGCCGCGGAGCTGTTCGAGACCGAGGACCTCCGCAACGCCGTCAAGTCGTTCCTCGCGGACGGTCCCGGCAAGGCAACGTTCTCGGGTCGTTAACAGTCCGTTCGGACACCGGTTGCCGCCGTTCGGGCGTGCGCGGTTCTCCCCGCACCGGGTTACATTCGATGTGGTCTAGACCACGTCGAACTCCCGCCTCGTGCCGCTTGGAGAACCGCCATGAGACGCACCTCCGCACGACTACGCTCCGCACTCGCCGCCGTACTGATCGCAGCCGGCGGCGTCGCGGCGCTCGCGCCGCCCGCCGCCGCAGCCGGTTCGCTGACCGCCACCCTGGCGATGAGCGGCACCACCGGCACCTACACCGTCGCGAACGCGGGCACCACGTCGGTGAGCAACTGGGCGATCACCTTCACGCTGCCCGCCGGGATCACCGCCTCGACCGGCGAAAACGACACGGTGACCCAGAACGGCACCCAGGTCACGCTCACCCCGGCGTACTACATCGCGACGCTGGCGCCGGGGCGGAACACCTACCCGTACAGCCCGACCTTCCGCCTCAGCGCGGCCGCGACGCCGACGCAGTGCCGCGTCGACAACGCCAACTGCGACGGTTCACCGGACACTCCCCCGGGCGCGCCGGCGAACCTCCGGCTGGTCGCGAAGACGACCAAGACGGTCGCGCTGGCCTGGAACGCCTCAGCCACCGGATCGCTGCCGGTGACCGGGTACGACGTCTACCAGGGGACCTCCCTGGCCACGTCGGTGACCGGGACCAGCGCCACCCTCTCCGGGCTCACGCCGGGTACGGCGTACTCGTTCAAGGTCAAAGCCAAGGACGCCAAGGGAAACACCTCACCCGCCGGCGCGGCGCTGGCCGTCACGACGAACAACCCGGCCGACGACACCCAGCCGCCGTCGGCGCCGGGCGGGCTGCGCTCGACGGCCGCCGACTCGGGCAGCGTGTCGCTCGCGTGGAGCGCTTCGACGGACAACACCGGGGTCGTCAGCTACGACGTCTACCGCGGCGCCTCCCTGGCCACCACGGTGACCACGACGTCCGCGGTCGTGACCGGGCTGGCGCCGTCCACTTCGTACACGTTCACGGTGCGCGCCAGGGATGGCTACGACAACGTGTCTTCGCCGAGCAACGCGGTCTCGGTGAAGACCGGCGACATCGTGTCGGGGTACGCGAAGGTCGGCTACTTCGTGCAGTGGGGCATCTACGGGCGCCAGTACTTCGTGAAGAACCTCGAGACGTCGGGCGCGGCGGCGAAGCTGACGCACCTGCTGTACGCGTTCGAGAACATCGACCCGGTGAACCTGACGTGCCTCTCCGGCGTCACGAAGGGCACGACGGCGAACCCGCAGGACCCCGACCAGGGCGACGGCGCGGGCGACGCCGAAGCCGACTACTCGCGGCCGTTCGCGGCGGCGCAGTCGGTCGACGGCGTGGCCGACACGGGCTGGGAGTCGTTGCGCGGCAACTTCAACCAGCTGAAGAAGCTCAAGGCCAAGCACCCGAACCTGAAGGTGCTGGTCTCGCTGGGCGGTTGGACGTATTCGAAGTACTTCTCGGACGTCGCGGCCACGGACGCGTCGCGCAGGAAGTTCGTGTCCTCCTGCCTCGACACGTGGATCAAGGGCAACATCGCGTCCTACGGCGGCGCGGGCGGCCCGGGCACCGCGGCCGGCATCTTCGACGGCATCGACCTCGACTGGGAGTGGCCCGGCAGCGCCGACGGTCACCCGGGCAACCATTGGAGCGCGAACGACAAGAACAACCTGACGGCGTTGCTGGCGGAGTTCCGCACGCAGCTGGACGCGTACGGCGCGACGACCGGCAAGCGGTACCAGCTGCACGCGTTCACCCCGGCCGACCCGGCGAAGGTCGCGTCCGGCTGGGACCTGTCGAAGGTGTTCGGCTACCTGGACGTGGCGAACGTGCAGGGGTACGACTTCCACGGTTCGGGCAGCGACAACTCGTGGGAGCCGAACCGCACCGGGCACCAGGGCAACCTGTACGCGGACGCGGACGACCCGTACACCTTCCATTTCAGCGCGGAAGCGGCGATCAACGCGTACACGAAC
This genomic window from Amycolatopsis mongoliensis contains:
- a CDS encoding PaaX family transcriptional regulator, translated to MGESAPPVTLGRRPKPREGRSSAPRPTVSRRREVSHASARSLLMTVLGEYTLPRDQPVWTSMLVEVLGILDIEEKSARQALARSAAEGWMVSERVGRRVRWSLTPPGRRLLTEGAERIYAFGREERPWNGQWLMLIVSVPEAKRDLRHRLRTRLTWAGFGSPVAGVWVSPDLSRQREAQQIVSELGLDAQAMSFTAGYGEVGEQETMVARSWDLTELKDRYEDFIDRFTGLHPTGGRAVLRAQTELVHEWRRFPFLDPQLPAELLPAKWSGTKAAELFHHKHVDWRPEAQQYWDDIVAAEEAG
- a CDS encoding glycosyl hydrolase family 18 protein, translated to MRRTSARLRSALAAVLIAAGGVAALAPPAAAAGSLTATLAMSGTTGTYTVANAGTTSVSNWAITFTLPAGITASTGENDTVTQNGTQVTLTPAYYIATLAPGRNTYPYSPTFRLSAAATPTQCRVDNANCDGSPDTPPGAPANLRLVAKTTKTVALAWNASATGSLPVTGYDVYQGTSLATSVTGTSATLSGLTPGTAYSFKVKAKDAKGNTSPAGAALAVTTNNPADDTQPPSAPGGLRSTAADSGSVSLAWSASTDNTGVVSYDVYRGASLATTVTTTSAVVTGLAPSTSYTFTVRARDGYDNVSSPSNAVSVKTGDIVSGYAKVGYFVQWGIYGRQYFVKNLETSGAAAKLTHLLYAFENIDPVNLTCLSGVTKGTTANPQDPDQGDGAGDAEADYSRPFAAAQSVDGVADTGWESLRGNFNQLKKLKAKHPNLKVLVSLGGWTYSKYFSDVAATDASRRKFVSSCLDTWIKGNIASYGGAGGPGTAAGIFDGIDLDWEWPGSADGHPGNHWSANDKNNLTALLAEFRTQLDAYGATTGKRYQLHAFTPADPAKVASGWDLSKVFGYLDVANVQGYDFHGSGSDNSWEPNRTGHQGNLYADADDPYTFHFSAEAAINAYTNAGVDPRRLTLGLAFYGRGWQGVADGGKHGEWQSATGAAPGQFAEEAGTRGYANLVASVPACTVYHDTAAVATSCYTGNGGQWWTFDDAWSIGLKTTWLKQRGLLGVMAWEMSGDTGTLMNAVSAGLG
- a CDS encoding enoyl-CoA hydratase/isomerase family protein; protein product: MTDQVRLDRDGGLAVLTVDAPPLNLYTASLQASLSSAIDELEASPARALLIRAEGKIVSGGVDVSLFDAQGSPAEAKVLFDEMLAVPDRIAALPFPTVFAAHGLCLTWAFEVAVACDIILAAARAKFGLVEKVVGLTPTMGGTQRLASRAGVGRAKEFVMTGDTYDAATLERWNVVNRVLPDDGFDDAARSFAAKLASGPTRAHAATKRVLDHFSAGGVPEANAHITSIAAELFETEDLRNAVKSFLADGPGKATFSGR